A window of Sandaracinaceae bacterium contains these coding sequences:
- a CDS encoding bifunctional (p)ppGpp synthetase/guanosine-3',5'-bis(diphosphate) 3'-pyrophosphohydrolase, with the protein MTAPATQPEALLSRLAKHHPDADAAVVSRAFELVQARYEGREPEAVKHALDTAEVLARLRLDPSAVAASLTARAFIEGALPLEQVTEALGEDVARLLAGVQRLASIRWDRIEEEAAETLREMFLAMARDVRVVMIVLAMRVQRIRAIREETWSQEERQRYARETLDVFAPLANRLGIWQLKWELEDFALRELEPDTYAEIKRLLAERRDERQAFIDQVVAVLEEKLAEEGIEASIKGRAKHIYSIYKKMQRKDLEFDQLYDLRAVRVITKRLQDCYGVLGLVHSTFVPIPSEFDDYVAKPKDNGYQSLHTAVIGPGGRPVEVQIRTEQMHQLSEFGVAAHWAYKEGGGGKGPQDKFMLLRQLMDWEREVSDPHQFIESLKTDIFEDQVYVFTPAGDVIDLPVGATPLDFAYRVHTMVGHRCRGAKINGRIVPLETGLKTGDRVEVLTHKEPQPSRDWMNPTLGFLKTASARSKVRAFFRKQGRGESIRFGKEMVERELARLDLAHATIEEIATALDYPTPDDLYAAVGYGDRNAHSVSSAALTLEREKAPPEPPRLPSTPPPPPTRQTASGLRIDGSDEVMGRRARCCSPVPGDDVVGFVTRGRGVVIHHRRCPNILGTPEPERLVEIDWGEDAGQRHAVEILVQANDRAGLMGELSKLVTAIGVNIQSARAESDRGKAASIRLSLDCRSADQVAQVIDRIGRHRDVLEVRRVGRR; encoded by the coding sequence ATGACCGCACCCGCGACGCAGCCGGAGGCCCTCCTCAGCCGCCTGGCCAAACATCACCCCGACGCCGACGCGGCGGTGGTGAGCCGGGCGTTCGAGCTGGTGCAGGCGCGCTACGAGGGCCGCGAGCCCGAGGCGGTGAAGCACGCGCTCGACACGGCGGAGGTGCTCGCCCGGCTGCGGCTGGATCCCTCGGCGGTTGCCGCGTCGCTCACCGCGCGGGCGTTCATCGAGGGCGCGCTGCCCCTCGAGCAGGTCACCGAGGCGCTCGGCGAGGACGTCGCGCGGCTCCTCGCGGGGGTGCAGCGGCTGGCGAGCATCCGCTGGGACCGCATCGAGGAGGAGGCGGCCGAGACGCTGCGCGAGATGTTCCTCGCGATGGCGCGCGACGTGCGCGTCGTGATGATCGTGCTCGCGATGCGGGTGCAGCGGATCCGCGCCATCCGCGAGGAGACCTGGAGCCAGGAGGAGCGGCAGCGCTACGCGCGCGAGACGCTCGACGTCTTCGCCCCGCTCGCGAACCGGCTCGGGATCTGGCAGCTCAAGTGGGAGCTCGAGGACTTCGCGCTGCGCGAGCTCGAGCCGGACACCTACGCGGAGATCAAGCGGCTGCTCGCCGAGCGCCGCGACGAGCGGCAGGCGTTCATCGACCAGGTCGTCGCGGTGCTCGAGGAGAAGCTCGCGGAGGAGGGCATCGAGGCCTCCATCAAGGGCCGCGCGAAGCACATCTACAGCATCTACAAGAAGATGCAGCGCAAGGACCTGGAGTTCGACCAGCTCTACGATCTCCGCGCCGTCCGCGTGATCACCAAGCGGCTGCAGGACTGCTACGGGGTCCTCGGCCTGGTCCACTCGACCTTCGTGCCCATCCCGAGCGAGTTCGACGACTACGTCGCCAAGCCCAAGGACAACGGCTACCAGTCGCTGCACACCGCGGTCATCGGCCCCGGCGGCCGGCCGGTCGAGGTGCAGATCCGCACCGAGCAGATGCACCAGCTCTCCGAGTTCGGTGTGGCCGCGCACTGGGCCTACAAGGAGGGCGGCGGAGGCAAAGGCCCGCAAGACAAGTTCATGCTGCTCCGGCAGCTCATGGACTGGGAGCGCGAGGTCTCGGACCCGCATCAGTTCATCGAGTCGCTCAAGACCGACATCTTCGAGGACCAGGTCTACGTCTTCACCCCCGCGGGCGACGTGATCGACCTGCCGGTCGGCGCGACGCCGCTCGACTTCGCCTACCGGGTGCACACGATGGTCGGCCATCGCTGCCGCGGCGCGAAGATCAACGGGCGCATCGTGCCGCTCGAGACGGGGCTGAAGACGGGCGACCGGGTGGAGGTCCTGACCCACAAGGAGCCGCAGCCGAGCCGCGACTGGATGAACCCGACCCTCGGCTTCCTGAAGACGGCGAGCGCGCGCAGCAAGGTCCGCGCGTTCTTCCGCAAGCAGGGGCGCGGCGAGTCGATCCGCTTCGGCAAGGAGATGGTGGAGCGAGAGCTGGCGCGGCTGGATCTCGCGCACGCGACGATCGAGGAGATCGCGACCGCGCTCGACTACCCCACGCCCGACGACCTCTACGCCGCGGTGGGATACGGCGACCGCAACGCGCACTCGGTCTCCTCGGCCGCGCTGACCCTGGAGCGGGAGAAGGCGCCGCCCGAGCCGCCGCGGCTCCCCTCCACGCCGCCCCCGCCGCCCACGCGGCAGACCGCGTCGGGGCTGCGCATCGACGGCTCGGACGAGGTCATGGGGCGGCGCGCGCGCTGCTGCAGCCCCGTGCCCGGCGACGACGTGGTCGGCTTCGTCACGCGCGGGCGCGGCGTCGTGATCCACCACCGCCGCTGCCCCAACATCCTCGGCACGCCCGAGCCCGAGCGGCTGGTGGAGATCGACTGGGGCGAAGACGCCGGGCAGCGGCACGCGGTCGAGATCCTCGTCCAGGCGAACGACCGCGCGGGGCTGATGGGTGAGCTGAGCAAGCTGGTGACCGCCATCGGCGTGAACATCCAGAGCGCGCGCGCCGAGAGCGACCGCGGCAAGGCCGCCTCGATTCGCCTGAGCCTCGACTGCCGGAGCGCCGACCAGGTCGCGCAGGTCATCGATCGCATCGGCCGCCACCGCGACGTGCTCGAGGTCCGCCGCGTCGGCCGACGCTGA